One window of Camelina sativa cultivar DH55 chromosome 4, Cs, whole genome shotgun sequence genomic DNA carries:
- the LOC104784246 gene encoding putative glycine-rich cell wall structural protein 1: METWIVIIIAISSCFGVFVFLVALAGAGGKGGGGHDGGGGGGGEDGGGDVEMGAGVNGGGVGGDGSGGGHGGFWSFWSGGGGGDGGGGGWGGGGGGFGGDGGGGGFGGGGGG; encoded by the coding sequence ATGGAGACATGGATAGTAATTATAATTGctatttcttcttgttttggtgttttcgtATTTCTTGTGGCCTTGGCTGGAGCCGGAGGCAAAGGTGGGGGTGGTCAtgacggcggaggaggaggaggaggtgagGATGGCGGCGGAGATGTGGAAATGGGTGCTGGAGTAAACGGAGGTGGCGTTGGCGGTGATGGAAGTGGCGGGGGTCATGGAGGGTTTTGGTCCTTTTGGAGTGGTGGTGGCGGAGGGGATGGAGGTGGAGGCGGCTGGGGCGGAGGCGGAGGCGGCTTTGGTGGTGACGGAGGTGGTGGAGGTTTTGGCGGCGGCGGCGGGG